From a single Hymenobacter sp. YIM 151500-1 genomic region:
- the menB gene encoding 1,4-dihydroxy-2-naphthoyl-CoA synthase, with the protein MAEQLTWTPIKEFREILFTQAGGIAKISINRPQVHNAFTPLTVQEMIEAMHICRDRTDIGVVILTGEGGKAFCSGGDQSVRGHGGYVGEDTVPRLNVLDLQKLIRSIPKPVVAMVAGWAIGGGHVLHVVCDLTIAADNARFGQTGPKVGSFDGGFGASYLARIVGQKKAREIWFLCDQYDAQEALDMGLVNKVVPLDQLEETTVQWCHKMLEKSPLALRMLKASFNAELDGQAGIQELAGNATLLYYLSEEAKEGKNAFLEKRKPDFSKYPKFP; encoded by the coding sequence ATGGCCGAACAACTTACCTGGACCCCGATTAAGGAGTTCCGCGAAATCCTCTTCACGCAGGCTGGCGGCATCGCCAAAATCTCCATCAACCGCCCGCAGGTGCACAACGCCTTCACCCCGCTCACGGTGCAGGAAATGATTGAGGCCATGCACATCTGCCGCGACCGGACCGACATCGGCGTGGTTATCCTCACGGGCGAGGGCGGCAAGGCCTTCTGCTCGGGCGGCGACCAGAGCGTGCGGGGCCACGGCGGCTACGTGGGCGAAGACACCGTGCCCCGCCTCAACGTGCTGGATTTGCAGAAGCTCATCCGCTCCATCCCCAAGCCCGTGGTAGCCATGGTGGCGGGCTGGGCCATTGGGGGCGGACACGTGCTGCACGTGGTCTGCGACCTGACTATTGCCGCCGACAACGCCCGCTTCGGCCAAACCGGCCCCAAGGTGGGTTCCTTTGATGGCGGCTTCGGAGCTTCCTACCTGGCGCGCATCGTGGGGCAGAAGAAGGCCCGCGAAATCTGGTTTCTCTGCGACCAGTACGACGCCCAGGAAGCCCTCGACATGGGCCTCGTCAACAAAGTAGTGCCTCTGGACCAGCTGGAGGAAACTACCGTGCAGTGGTGCCACAAGATGCTGGAGAAAAGCCCGCTGGCCCTGCGCATGCTCAAAGCCAGCTTCAACGCCGAGCTGGACGGCCAGGCCGGTATTCAGGAGCTGGCCGGCAACGCCACCCTGCTCTACTACCTGAGCGAGGAAGCCAAA
- the menD gene encoding 2-succinyl-5-enolpyruvyl-6-hydroxy-3-cyclohexene-1-carboxylic-acid synthase: MSLLQSIHNIPEICAQLGTTDVVLSPGSRCAPLTIAFARHPRIRVRTVPDERAAAFIGLGLAQAQRRAVALVCTSGTAGLNYAPAVAEAYFQQIPLVVFTADRPPEWIDQLDGQTIRQTDLYGAHAKGTFTFPADTSHADAAWHAARVVSEAIGLAEQFPAGPVQVNVPLREPFYPKAGEEIRYDAAVKIIRELPGRPQLPTAQVQELREALRSTRRVLVVGGQHPHDAELLLALRQFAAAWQVPVVGDLIANLHLPAAASYDQRLRPLGRHDVFMAVPEPGLKEALKPELLITFGQSLISKSLKLYLRQARPAQHWHIQPAGPVADTFQSLTKVVRTEPADFFTGLTSPPGPSLPHPLAPSPGGEGELAVETSAKKSAGSPLSVGEGGRGGEATRKLELATSSPSLLERGLGGEVPPRLLWPGTNPHLTDAEAATKAAYLRPWLAAENWAAGFLQEFLHQPNQPFNEFAALHRCLRQVPDRAALHLANSMAVRYANILGLPAGRQVEVFANRGTSGIDGCTSTAVGAALAHPDRPVVLVTGDVAFFYDRNALWHNYPVPNLRVVLLNNHAGGIFRLIDGPRQQPELEEFFETRQVLRAENTARDFGLRYLAVSSFAELESALPVFFAPESGAALLEITTDSKTNADFFEHYRSLVRTSFSS; encoded by the coding sequence ATGTCCTTGCTCCAATCCATTCACAACATCCCTGAAATCTGCGCTCAGCTGGGCACTACCGACGTGGTGTTGTCGCCGGGGAGCCGGTGCGCGCCGCTGACCATTGCCTTTGCCCGGCACCCGCGCATCCGAGTGCGGACGGTGCCCGATGAGCGGGCGGCGGCCTTCATTGGATTGGGGCTGGCTCAGGCCCAGCGCCGGGCGGTGGCGCTGGTGTGCACCTCGGGCACGGCAGGCCTGAACTACGCCCCGGCCGTGGCGGAGGCCTATTTTCAGCAGATTCCGCTGGTGGTGTTTACCGCCGACCGGCCGCCGGAGTGGATCGACCAGCTCGACGGCCAGACCATCCGCCAAACCGACCTGTACGGGGCCCACGCCAAAGGCACGTTCACGTTTCCAGCTGATACGAGCCACGCCGATGCTGCCTGGCACGCGGCGCGGGTGGTATCGGAGGCTATTGGGCTGGCCGAGCAGTTTCCGGCCGGGCCGGTGCAGGTGAATGTGCCGCTGCGGGAGCCATTCTACCCCAAAGCCGGCGAGGAAATCCGCTACGATGCAGCCGTGAAAATCATTCGGGAGCTGCCGGGGCGGCCCCAGCTGCCGACAGCTCAGGTGCAGGAGCTGCGTGAGGCCCTGCGCAGCACCCGCCGCGTGCTGGTGGTGGGCGGCCAGCACCCCCACGATGCCGAGCTGCTGCTGGCCTTGCGCCAGTTTGCCGCCGCCTGGCAGGTGCCCGTGGTGGGCGACCTGATAGCCAACCTCCACCTGCCCGCCGCCGCCAGCTACGACCAGCGCCTGCGCCCCCTGGGCCGCCACGACGTGTTCATGGCCGTGCCCGAGCCCGGCCTGAAAGAAGCGCTGAAGCCCGAGCTGCTCATCACCTTCGGCCAGTCGCTCATTTCCAAATCCCTCAAGCTCTACCTGCGCCAGGCCCGCCCCGCCCAGCACTGGCACATCCAGCCCGCCGGCCCCGTCGCCGACACGTTTCAGTCGCTGACTAAAGTGGTGCGCACGGAGCCGGCGGACTTCTTTACGGGGCTGACCTCCCCCCCTGGCCCTAGTTTGCCTCACCCCCTAGCCCCCTCTCCGGGGGGAGAGGGGGAACTAGCTGTAGAAACTAGTGCTAAAAAATCGGCAGGCTCCCCCCTCTCCGTGGGAGAGGGGGGCCGGGGGGGTGAGGCAACTAGAAAACTAGAGCTAGCAACTAGCTCCCCCTCTCTTTTGGAGAGGGGGCTAGGGGGTGAGGTTCCCCCGCGCCTGCTGTGGCCGGGCACCAACCCGCACCTCACCGACGCCGAAGCTGCGACCAAAGCAGCCTACCTCCGGCCCTGGCTGGCCGCTGAAAACTGGGCCGCCGGCTTCCTGCAAGAGTTTCTGCACCAGCCCAATCAACCCTTCAACGAGTTTGCGGCCTTGCACCGCTGCCTGCGCCAGGTACCCGACCGGGCCGCCCTGCACCTGGCCAACAGCATGGCCGTGCGCTACGCCAACATCCTGGGGCTGCCCGCCGGCCGGCAGGTGGAGGTGTTTGCCAACCGCGGCACCAGCGGCATCGACGGCTGCACCTCCACGGCCGTGGGCGCCGCCCTGGCCCACCCCGACCGGCCCGTGGTGCTCGTCACCGGCGACGTGGCCTTTTTCTACGACCGAAACGCCCTCTGGCACAACTACCCGGTGCCGAACCTGCGCGTAGTACTCCTGAACAACCACGCCGGCGGCATCTTCCGCCTCATCGACGGCCCCCGCCAGCAGCCGGAGCTGGAGGAGTTTTTTGAGACGCGCCAAGTGCTACGGGCTGAGAACACGGCGCGGGATTTTGGGTTGCGTTACCTAGCCGTTTCTTCCTTTGCTGAACTAGAGTCGGCGCTACCGGTTTTCTTTGCGCCCGAATCCGGCGCCGCCTTGCTCGAAATCACCACCGACAGCAAGACCAACGCCGACTTCTTCGAACACTACCGCAGCCTAGTCCGCACCTCTTTTTCCTCTTGA